A single Triticum dicoccoides isolate Atlit2015 ecotype Zavitan chromosome 2A, WEW_v2.0, whole genome shotgun sequence DNA region contains:
- the LOC119353627 gene encoding thymidylate kinase-like isoform X1, with amino-acid sequence MTALVRLAGRAASWSRGAGIAAPRGLGLFPQRRAAFQGARMDNGGGKGGRGALIVLEGLDRSGKSSQSARLLSFLEGKGCATEGWRFPDRDTSVGKMISAYLANESQLDDRTIHLLFSANRWEKRSLMESKLLGGTTLVVDRYSYSGVAFSAAKGLDIGWCKAPEVGLLAPDLVIYLDVQPEKAAERGGYGGERYERVEFQKRVAEHYHSLRDSTWKVVDGSLPMETVEEQLRELAMNCISECQDKQLTNLPW; translated from the exons ATGACTGCGCTGGTTCGGCTCGCCGGGAGAGCAGCTTCTTGGAGCAG GGGCGCCGGCATCGCGGCTCCGCGTGGCCTCGGCTTGTTCCCGCAGCGCAGGGCCGCGTTCCAGGGCGCGAGGATGGATAACGGCGGCGGCAagggcggccgcggcgcgctcatAGTCCTGGAAGGGCTGGACAGAAGCGGCAAGTCGTCGCAGAGCGCCCGGCTGCTGTCCTTTCTGGAAGGGAAAGGCTGCGCAACCGAAGGGTGGCGCTTCCCGGACAGAGACACCAGCGTCGGGAAGATGATCTCCGCGTACCTTGCCAACGAGTCGCAGCTCGATGACCGGACCATCCATTTGCTCTTCAGTGCGAACCGCTGGGAGAAAAG AAGTTTGATGGAGAGCAAGCTACTTGGTGGGACTACACTCGTCGTTGACCGCTATTCTTATTCTGGAGTTGCATTTTCAGCTGCTAAAGGACTTGACATTGGGTGGTGCAAG GCCCCTGAGGTTGGACTGCTAGCCCCAGATCTTGTAATATATCTTGATGTACAACCAGAG AAAGCGGCCGAAAGAGGAGGCTATGGGGGTGAAAGATACGAAAGAGTTGAGTTCCAAAAGAGAGTTGCTGAGCATTACCATTCACTCCGTGATTCGACATGGAAG GTCGTCGATGGTTCCCTTCCCATGGAGACCGTGGAAGAACAGCTAAGAGAACTAGCCATGAATTGCATTTCAGAATGCCAAGACAAGCAACTTACCAATCTTCCCTGGTAG
- the LOC119353627 gene encoding thymidylate kinase-like isoform X2, whose protein sequence is MDNGGGKGGRGALIVLEGLDRSGKSSQSARLLSFLEGKGCATEGWRFPDRDTSVGKMISAYLANESQLDDRTIHLLFSANRWEKRSLMESKLLGGTTLVVDRYSYSGVAFSAAKGLDIGWCKAPEVGLLAPDLVIYLDVQPEKAAERGGYGGERYERVEFQKRVAEHYHSLRDSTWKVVDGSLPMETVEEQLRELAMNCISECQDKQLTNLPW, encoded by the exons ATGGATAACGGCGGCGGCAagggcggccgcggcgcgctcatAGTCCTGGAAGGGCTGGACAGAAGCGGCAAGTCGTCGCAGAGCGCCCGGCTGCTGTCCTTTCTGGAAGGGAAAGGCTGCGCAACCGAAGGGTGGCGCTTCCCGGACAGAGACACCAGCGTCGGGAAGATGATCTCCGCGTACCTTGCCAACGAGTCGCAGCTCGATGACCGGACCATCCATTTGCTCTTCAGTGCGAACCGCTGGGAGAAAAG AAGTTTGATGGAGAGCAAGCTACTTGGTGGGACTACACTCGTCGTTGACCGCTATTCTTATTCTGGAGTTGCATTTTCAGCTGCTAAAGGACTTGACATTGGGTGGTGCAAG GCCCCTGAGGTTGGACTGCTAGCCCCAGATCTTGTAATATATCTTGATGTACAACCAGAG AAAGCGGCCGAAAGAGGAGGCTATGGGGGTGAAAGATACGAAAGAGTTGAGTTCCAAAAGAGAGTTGCTGAGCATTACCATTCACTCCGTGATTCGACATGGAAG GTCGTCGATGGTTCCCTTCCCATGGAGACCGTGGAAGAACAGCTAAGAGAACTAGCCATGAATTGCATTTCAGAATGCCAAGACAAGCAACTTACCAATCTTCCCTGGTAG
- the LOC119359095 gene encoding chemocyanin-like: protein MAARGTAGGSTAVVVGVLLVCAFLHAGVAESAEFTVGDGGGWSVNAGSWPNGKRFKGRDVLVFNYDPTAHNVVAVSAEGYRACAAPSGAKVNKSGADRVTLALGPNYFISSVPGDCQAGMKITVTAAKQGRIGGAS from the exons atggCGGCGCGGGGAACTGCAGGCGGCAGCACGGCGGTGGTCGTGGGCGTGCTGCTCGTCTGCGCGTTCCTCCATGCGGGGGTGGCGGAGTCGGCGGagttcaccgtcggcgacggcggcggctggtcCGTCAACGCCGGCTCCTGGCCCAACGGCAAGCGCTTCAAGGGCCGCGACGTCCTTG TGTTCAATTACGACCCGACGGCGCACAACGTGGTGGCCGTGTCAGCGGAGGGGTACCGGGCGTGCGCCGCGCCGAGCGGCGCCAAGGTGAACAAGTCCGGGGCCGACCGCGTCACGCTCGCCCTCGGCCCAAACTACTTCATCTCCAGCGTCCCCGGCGACTGCCAGGCCGGGATGAAGATCACCGTCACCGCCGCCAAGCAGGGCCGCATCGGCGGAGCGTCCTAA
- the LOC119353629 gene encoding eukaryotic translation initiation factor 6-2: MATRIQFENNCEVGVFSKLTNAYCLVAIGGSENFYSTFESELADVIPVVKTSIGGTRIIGRLCVGNKNGLLLPHTTTDQELQHLRNCIPDQVVVQRIDERLSALGNCISCNDHVALTHPDLDKATEELIADVLGVEVFRQTIAGNILVGSYCAFSNRGGLVHPHTSIEDLDELSTLLQVPLVAGTVNRGSEVIAAGMTVNDWTAFCGSDTTATELSVIESVFKLREGQPTAIVDDMRKSLIDSYV; encoded by the exons ATGGCGACCC GTATCCAGTTTGAGAACAACTGTGAAGTTGGTGTTTTCTCCAAGCTCACAAATGCCTACTGTCTGGTTGCAATTGGAGGATCAGAGAATTTCTACAG TACATTTGAGTCTGAGCTTGCAGATGTCATTCCTGTGGTCAAGACCTCTATCGGTGGCACTAGAATAATTGGTCGCCTCTGCGTTG GAAACAAGAATGGACTTCTCTTGCCACACACAACCACTGATCAAG AGCTTCAGCATCTGAGGAACTGCATACCTGATCAAGTGGTTGTTCAGCGCATCGATGAAAGGCTGTCTGCCCTTGGCAATTGCATATCCTGCAATGACCATGTTGCGCTCACACACCCTGACCTTGACAAG GCAACTGAGGAGCTTATTGCAGATGTGCTTGGGGTTGAGGTGTTCCGTCAGACGATTGCAGGAAATATCCTTGTTGGCAGCTACTGTGCATTCTCTAACAGGGGTGGACTG GTCCATCCTCACACATCCATTGAAGATCTTGATGAGCTGTCCACACTCCTCCAAGTCCCTCTTGTCGCTGGAACCGTGAACCGTGGTAGCGAGGTCATTGCTGCGGGCATGACGGTGAACGACTGGACCGCCTTCTGTGGCTCAGACACCACGGCTACCGAGCTGTCCGTCATTGAGAGCGTCTTCAAGTTGAGAGAAGGCCAGCCCACGGCGATCGTCGATGACATGAGGAAGTCGCTGATTGACAGCTATGTCTAA